In the genome of Cystobacter ferrugineus, one region contains:
- a CDS encoding TIGR02265 family protein, translating to MPSLNSQECTQRMGLAPETATVRGLIFNAVFKLVEQHRGALAATELRARIAKKPLVDFFSYPARDFLQVLFEAGELLTPQYGSSEAAIRACGAAAVGGFFQSGVGRTLTTIIGQGDPKRLFSSAPTAYSTAVSYGQRKFSVLGERRVSLHFKGDMQPVEFHQGLLEAALQGVGCPGQVQVRRMGMDEAEYFIEW from the coding sequence ATGCCATCGCTCAATAGCCAGGAATGCACGCAGCGGATGGGACTCGCGCCGGAAACCGCCACCGTGCGAGGACTCATCTTCAATGCGGTCTTCAAGTTGGTGGAGCAGCATCGTGGAGCCCTCGCGGCCACGGAGTTGAGAGCGCGGATAGCGAAGAAACCGCTGGTGGATTTCTTCTCGTACCCGGCGCGCGACTTCCTCCAGGTGCTCTTCGAGGCGGGTGAGCTGCTCACGCCCCAGTATGGCTCCTCGGAAGCGGCCATCCGGGCCTGTGGCGCGGCGGCGGTCGGTGGGTTCTTCCAATCCGGAGTGGGCCGGACGTTGACCACCATCATCGGGCAGGGAGACCCCAAGCGGCTCTTCTCCAGCGCGCCCACGGCCTACTCCACGGCCGTGAGTTATGGCCAACGCAAGTTCAGCGTGTTGGGCGAGCGGCGCGTGAGCCTGCACTTCAAGGGCGACATGCAACCGGTGGAGTTCCACCAGGGCCTGCTGGAGGCGGCGCTCCAGGGCGTGGGCTGCCCGGGCCAGGTGCAGGTGCGCCGGATGGGCATGGATGAAGCGGAGTACTTCATCGAGTGGTGA
- a CDS encoding tyrosine recombinase XerC yields the protein MSTAPLSPLLEKFRVHLVEEKGASPHTVRNYFIDLVDFERYLVERAKLSLLSASHAAIRGYLGTLAVEHAPASRARRLASIKSFYKFLVRQKLLPGSPAKLVKSPKQPKKLPKVLPVEELFAILEMPPQDTVLGLRDRAILEILYGGGLRISELCGLNLLDVDRSERIIRVMGKGSKERLCPVNAQSIRALEAYLARRGELLAVPHAGQDAEAVFLNYRGGRLTPRSIARHLDAYVLRCALQRKVSPHALRHSFATHLLGGGADIRSIQELLGHASLSTTQRYTHVSWEQLQAVYDAAHPRA from the coding sequence ATGAGCACCGCGCCGCTGTCGCCCCTGCTGGAGAAGTTCCGCGTCCACCTCGTCGAGGAGAAGGGCGCCAGTCCGCACACGGTGCGCAACTACTTCATCGACCTGGTGGACTTCGAGCGCTACCTCGTCGAGCGCGCGAAGCTCTCGCTCCTGTCCGCCTCGCACGCCGCCATCCGCGGCTACCTGGGGACACTGGCGGTGGAGCACGCGCCCGCCAGCCGTGCGCGCCGGCTCGCGAGCATCAAGAGCTTCTACAAGTTCCTGGTGCGCCAGAAGCTCCTGCCGGGCAGCCCCGCCAAGCTGGTGAAGAGCCCCAAGCAGCCCAAGAAGCTGCCCAAGGTGCTGCCGGTGGAGGAGCTGTTCGCCATCCTCGAGATGCCTCCCCAGGACACGGTGCTGGGGCTGCGCGACCGGGCCATCCTGGAGATCCTCTACGGCGGCGGCCTGCGCATCAGCGAGCTGTGCGGGCTGAACCTGCTGGACGTGGACCGGAGCGAGCGCATCATCCGGGTGATGGGCAAGGGCAGCAAGGAGCGCCTGTGCCCGGTGAACGCGCAGTCCATCCGCGCGCTGGAGGCTTACCTGGCGCGCCGGGGCGAGCTGCTCGCGGTGCCGCACGCGGGGCAGGACGCGGAGGCGGTGTTCCTCAACTACCGCGGGGGCCGGCTCACGCCCCGCAGCATCGCGCGGCACCTGGACGCGTACGTGCTGCGATGCGCGCTGCAGCGCAAGGTGAGCCCCCACGCGCTGCGCCACTCGTTCGCCACGCACCTGCTCGGCGGCGGGGCGGACATCCGCAGCATCCAGGAGCTGCTCGGCCACGCGAGCCTGTCCACCACCCAGCGCTATACGCACGTGAGCTGGGAGCAGCTCCAGGCCGTCTACGACGCCGCGCACCCCCGGGCGTGA